CGAATTATGTAAGCGCGACGGTTTTTGTGTTGCGGTGTGTCCTCTCGGACTGATCCACATGCAATCCAAAGACGCGTTTCCCTCCCATGAAGAACGAGAAGAGGAGTTGTGCATAAAATGCGGCCATTGTGTCGCAATATGCCCGGAAGGGGCCTTGTCCGTGGGAGACATCACCCCAGATCGCTGTATGCCGATTCAAAAGGAAAAAATTCTCGATCCGGAACACGTCGAACATTTTCTCCGGTTCAGGCGTTCCATTCGCAATTATTCACGAGAAAAGGTCCCCCAAGAGATTCTGTCCGAGCTTATCAGAGTGGCATCGCATGCTCCCTCGGGCCATAACACTCAGCCCGTCCGCTGGTTGGTCATCAGCAGCGAAGAAGAGATGAAGCATCTTGCAGCTCTGGTTGTCGATTGGATGCGAACCATCATCCGAGAATTCCCCGATCTTGCGGATTTGATGCATTTGGACCGAGTAGTGGCGGCATGGGAATCAGGCCGGGACCGTATCTTGCGATCTGCTCCGCATCTGATCGTCGCCCATGCCCCTGAATCCGAGCGTACTGCTCAAAGTGCGTGTACTATTGCTTTAACCTACCTTGAGCTTGCAGCCACTGGATTCGGTTTAGGTGCTTGTTGGGCGGGTTACTTCAATGCTGCAGCCGGCATGTATCCGCCTCTCAAGACAAGATTGAATTTGCCTGAAGGTCATCAATCTTTTGGCGCAATGATGATCGGTTATCCGACCTACTCGTACCGTCGTCTTCCACCCAGAAATACGCCTGTAATCGAATGGCGGTGACCGATATCGGTCGTTGATGGCATCGTAATTGAGCAATTGCCTGTTACGTCAGTAGATCTCCAAATTTCTGTGCGTCGTACAGCAAGAGCACAAAAGCATCCAGCACATTCCAGGCTTCGGAAGGATTCTCCGGGGAAGCGGCTTGAAGGTCCTTTACTATCGTTTGTATGGCACCGCCGAGCAGCAGTGGGATTGCGGAATTCTCATGTAAGCGAATCTTTGCATCAATGACCTCAACTATTTCCATCAACGAGAATTCCCTGTCAAACAGATCTTTGCGGACTGCGTCAACGAATTCCTGAACTCTCGGATCGGCAACCGCAGTGAAATCGATCATGGGAACAGGCAGCGATTCCAGTTCCCGTGCTGAAATATAGTTGTTCGTGCTGGTAAGCTTGAATCGCCAGTTCAGAAGCCGTGAGTTGAGGACCCCCAAGAGATAGTCCAGCGGGACACAGCGGGTCACAATGGAATTGGTCATGTCGCCGAGAAACACCCCTTTTGGAGCCAACGCGGCCTTCAATCTCCGTGCTGAGTCCATATTCACCACGCGTCCGACAACGATCCGCTGCGCATCCCACGGTGTACCTCGGGTTCTGCGCGAAGCAGCACCGCCGTTCATGAGCTTTTCCGCAAGCTCCGGCTCGACCCAGTCAAGACGGTCACCGCTGGGGGCTGGGTGCTCGATTGCCAGTGGAAGAACGTGTTCGCCTCGAATGAGCGGATAATCAGTGCGGTGCGCTGTTATGAATTTCCGGTGGACCGACACGTTCACTTCGCCCTGGGATATGGAGACTCTTGATGGGGCGCGATCGTTTCCTCCAAGCGGAGGGAACAAGGAAATTTTCTCCAGCAATGTCAATTCTCGAGAGGCTCTGACAAGAGGCACTCTGCACCCGCAATCCCCGATAGTTTTGCGGGAAATGGAAACACGAGATGTTTCCGGAATCGGGCCGATCCCATCCCAAAAAGCGGGTTTGAGCGATTCTGTTCGCCCTCCTTTACGCGTAATAAGAATCAGGAGCGCTTGCGTGACATTTGAGAAGACCCGCGCTTTTTCGGGAATCACCACTGCATGAAGAACCGTGGTTCGGTTGAAGACCATGTTTCTAAGCGCTTCTGCAGTTGAGTCGGCCAGGAGAGTTGCCGGAACGATATACCCAAGGATTCCGCCTTCTCTGAGCAGTTGCAGTCCGCGCTCCATCATGAGTCTGTATGTGTTGATTTTGCCGGAGCACGTCTCATACGTTTTGCGAAAGAACGCTTGATCGAGACTGCGAGAAGCGATTCCGGATTCTTTCACCGAGACTATTTCATACGGCGGATTCCCAATTACCGCATCGAAGCCGTTTCCGGGCGGTGAAAACACTTCGGGAAATTCAGCCGGCCAATGGAAAGCATCGGGCAAGTTTAAGAATTCCGTGCCGTTCTCTGGAATCTCCCGCAGCGAACCTTGCCGTCTCTTTTCATGTGAGTCGAGTCGTCCGATGAGCGTATTTCCTACACGAATATTAGGAGTAATACCCGAATTTGGCTGTCCGATACTCCTGTAGAGAACAGCTCGTGCGATTTTCACTGCGACGGGGTCCAGATCCACTCCGAAGAGGCAGTTCCGGACAATATGAGTTCGAATTTCTTCCGTGCAAGCTGAGCAAGTTCCGTCATTGCGTTGAATGCGCGACGCGAGGGCATTCAGCGCTTCATCAAGGAATGCCCCGGTTCCGACAGCCGGATCGCAGAGGCGAACGTTGATCAGGTCAGATCCGTTGGATTCCAGGTGGTCCAAAGTGCGCTCTACGATAAACTTCACGATACGTTCCGGTGTGTAAAAGAGTCCCTGATTTCTTCTGCTCTTAATACACTGAACCAATGCACCGGATGTGCGGGACGGACGGAATCCCCTCCAGTATTCGTACAATTTTCCAAGATCTTCCGGACGGATTGGTCCTTTGAGTTCATCGGGAATTTCCGAATCGTTCAGAACCTCCTCTGGATTTTCACGCAGGAGAACGTCCACAAGGGACTCCACAGCTCGAGAATACACCTCGTCAGGCGCTAAATCCCCGGACGATGCGTATTCATCCAAATAACGCTTTAGTAATCCTAAATATTTATCAGCACCCGACAAAACCGCTCCTTACCATTGGTTTGGGCATTATGCATATTTGCAGTCATTCTACCAAGCGATTCTCTTGACGAGAGGCTTCTGTGACTCCATTATAATTTGGAATTCTATTCGGCTGCCCGTTGTGGCAGCGACGCTGCGGAAAGGTATGCCTCAGCGCGTTGAGAGCAGTCTGAGTGCATTACAGATCTTGTTTGCACGCCGTTGCAGGCATTGTCTCAACCGGGAACGAAGGACAGAGCTTCCTGACGGTAGTATCAAAAAGGCGGAATGCGAAACCGGAAATGCGATTTCGGACTATATCCCTCGTTGTAATATCCGCGATGTTCTTACTTTTCAGTTCGTACGAAATTCAGAGTGGAGAACTAACAGCGGCTCAGCCTCCTCAGTTCGATCCTCTTGATTGTCCTTTGCTTCCGTCATGTCCGGGGGACTCATTGGTGCCCCTTCCTCCTTTTCCAGGTTCCCAACCGCAACCTGAAGGAAAGGGGATTCCTCCGTCTCCCTCCAGGAATGCCAATTTCAGGGAAGGCATGGGTAAGTACTGGGGCATGCTGTTTATACCGGGAGGCCAATTCGACATGGGCAGTCTCGAACAGGAGGGCAGACCGGACGAGCGCCCTTTGCAGAAAGTCCTTGTGAAAGACTTTTATGTTTCCAAGCATCAGGTGACGGCAAGAGAATTCTGCGAGTTCCTGAATCAAGTGGGAGAAATTGCCAAGGACGGCTCTCCACGAGTGAAGGTCACGTGCCCGGATTGTCCTGTTGTGAAAAAGGGCAAGCATTTCGAACCAAAAGAAGGCTATGCCGATCACCCCATGGTATGCGTTTCCTGGCATGCTGCGACAGAATATGCTCAATGGGCCGGTGGCAGATTGCCTACTTCGGCCGAATGGGAGAAAGCGGCTCTTATGACCTGCGCTTCTCCTCCCCAGGATAGTCTGGTCATGCTTTCTCGAGAAGGTGCCACCCCGGTCTACCGCTCACAGCTAGGCATCCAGGGGATGAAAGGCATGATGGGTAATGTATGGGAATGGTGCTCGGATTGGTACGCACGCGACTTTTACGCTCAATCTCCCGGACCGAATCCGACGGGTCCGTCTCTTGGGCGAGATAAAGTTATACGCGGTGGCTCCTGGGCTTCTCCCGAATGCTCCAAACGCATACAAAATCGCCACAAAGCTGTGCCGCGAGGATTTTATCGGACTGTGGGATTCCGTATTGTCAAAGATGTCGATTCATCTGCAAAATAGTGAGCATACTGTGACTGTCTCAAATAGGTGTTCGAAGCATTTCCGGTGGCTTTTGTAAGGAACGATAGAGCCCGACGTCACTGTCGGATCGAACTAGTCGATTTGTTATGAAAAATGTGCCGGCACGGAGGCACGGCACCCACCGATTTTCGAGAAGCGCTTTTCGCAATCGGACAGATTGACATTTGCTATAGCATGCCCCAGAAGGAATAATCCGGATTCGTGAACATGGAACAGCAGCAGAGGATATCTCAAAAGTGGACCATCAAGGATATACTTGAATGGACTACGGCCTTCTTCAAAAAGAGAGGAATCCGAACCGCGCGACTTGACGCAGAAGTGCTGCTTGCGTTCTGCCTATCCGTGGACCGGCTGTTCCTGTATCTCAATTTCGAGCGGCCTTTGTCACCCTCCGAGCGAATGAACTATCGCGAGCTTGTCAGACGAAGAGCCATGCGTGAGCCGGTCTCGCTGATTATCGGGAAAAAGGAATTCTGGTCACGAACCTTCAAGGCTGTCTCCGGAGTGCTCATTCCACGACCGGATACGGAGATTCTTGTTGAGGCGACTCTTAGGGCGCTTGCTACCATCGAATCGCCCCGGCTCCTTGAAATCGGTACGGGTTCGGGAGCCATATCCATAGTCGTGGCGCTTGAAAATCCGGCAGCACGTATTGTCGCCACGGATATAGACCCGCTTGCCCTGGACACGGCACAAGAGAATGCTGCTCTGCACGGAGTTGCCTCTGCTATAACGTTCGTGCTGGGGGATCTCTATGCACCATTCAAAGAAGGAGAACGGTTTCACCTAATCTGCTCGAATCCTCCGTATATTCCTACCGAAGTCATTGCAACGCTGGAGCCGG
The sequence above is a segment of the Desulfomonile tiedjei DSM 6799 genome. Coding sequences within it:
- a CDS encoding formylglycine-generating enzyme family protein, producing MRFRTISLVVISAMFLLFSSYEIQSGELTAAQPPQFDPLDCPLLPSCPGDSLVPLPPFPGSQPQPEGKGIPPSPSRNANFREGMGKYWGMLFIPGGQFDMGSLEQEGRPDERPLQKVLVKDFYVSKHQVTAREFCEFLNQVGEIAKDGSPRVKVTCPDCPVVKKGKHFEPKEGYADHPMVCVSWHAATEYAQWAGGRLPTSAEWEKAALMTCASPPQDSLVMLSREGATPVYRSQLGIQGMKGMMGNVWEWCSDWYARDFYAQSPGPNPTGPSLGRDKVIRGGSWASPECSKRIQNRHKAVPRGFYRTVGFRIVKDVDSSAK
- a CDS encoding nitroreductase family protein — translated: MTLNVNTELCKRDGFCVAVCPLGLIHMQSKDAFPSHEEREEELCIKCGHCVAICPEGALSVGDITPDRCMPIQKEKILDPEHVEHFLRFRRSIRNYSREKVPQEILSELIRVASHAPSGHNTQPVRWLVISSEEEMKHLAALVVDWMRTIIREFPDLADLMHLDRVVAAWESGRDRILRSAPHLIVAHAPESERTAQSACTIALTYLELAATGFGLGACWAGYFNAAAGMYPPLKTRLNLPEGHQSFGAMMIGYPTYSYRRLPPRNTPVIEWR
- the prmC gene encoding peptide chain release factor N(5)-glutamine methyltransferase codes for the protein MEQQQRISQKWTIKDILEWTTAFFKKRGIRTARLDAEVLLAFCLSVDRLFLYLNFERPLSPSERMNYRELVRRRAMREPVSLIIGKKEFWSRTFKAVSGVLIPRPDTEILVEATLRALATIESPRLLEIGTGSGAISIVVALENPAARIVATDIDPLALDTAQENAALHGVASAITFVLGDLYAPFKEGERFHLICSNPPYIPTEVIATLEPEIDYEPLLALDGGPDGLNVIRRIADGAPDFLLPGGSLLMEIGPDQEMQARTILEQTSSFVDIRITQDLAGRPRVVTGRLSP
- a CDS encoding Eco57I restriction-modification methylase domain-containing protein, yielding MSGADKYLGLLKRYLDEYASSGDLAPDEVYSRAVESLVDVLLRENPEEVLNDSEIPDELKGPIRPEDLGKLYEYWRGFRPSRTSGALVQCIKSRRNQGLFYTPERIVKFIVERTLDHLESNGSDLINVRLCDPAVGTGAFLDEALNALASRIQRNDGTCSACTEEIRTHIVRNCLFGVDLDPVAVKIARAVLYRSIGQPNSGITPNIRVGNTLIGRLDSHEKRRQGSLREIPENGTEFLNLPDAFHWPAEFPEVFSPPGNGFDAVIGNPPYEIVSVKESGIASRSLDQAFFRKTYETCSGKINTYRLMMERGLQLLREGGILGYIVPATLLADSTAEALRNMVFNRTTVLHAVVIPEKARVFSNVTQALLILITRKGGRTESLKPAFWDGIGPIPETSRVSISRKTIGDCGCRVPLVRASRELTLLEKISLFPPLGGNDRAPSRVSISQGEVNVSVHRKFITAHRTDYPLIRGEHVLPLAIEHPAPSGDRLDWVEPELAEKLMNGGAASRRTRGTPWDAQRIVVGRVVNMDSARRLKAALAPKGVFLGDMTNSIVTRCVPLDYLLGVLNSRLLNWRFKLTSTNNYISARELESLPVPMIDFTAVADPRVQEFVDAVRKDLFDREFSLMEIVEVIDAKIRLHENSAIPLLLGGAIQTIVKDLQAASPENPSEAWNVLDAFVLLLYDAQKFGDLLT